From a region of the Neobacillus niacini genome:
- a CDS encoding class I SAM-dependent methyltransferase encodes MKQNKYDDEKFFSAYKKMPRSVKGLEGAGEWHELKALIPDLRNKSVLDLGCGFGWHCRYAREQQASSVIGVDISEKMIHKAREMTDDPSISYIKMPIEDINFSGSQFDLVLSSLAFHYIKSFETIGKKVYDCLKPGGSFVFSVEHPIFTSRNEQDWYYDDKGSRLHWAIDNYQSEGLRETTFLTENVIKYHRTFSTYINDLIEAGFIIRAIKEPIPSEEMLNSIPEMKDELRRPMFLIISAEK; translated from the coding sequence ATGAAACAAAACAAGTATGATGATGAGAAATTTTTCTCTGCGTATAAAAAAATGCCACGTTCAGTAAAAGGACTTGAAGGTGCAGGAGAATGGCACGAATTAAAAGCATTAATACCAGATTTGCGAAATAAGAGTGTACTTGATTTAGGATGCGGTTTCGGTTGGCATTGCAGGTACGCTCGTGAGCAACAAGCAAGTTCAGTCATTGGTGTAGATATATCCGAAAAAATGATTCACAAAGCTCGTGAAATGACGGATGATCCTTCGATTTCATACATTAAAATGCCAATTGAAGACATCAATTTTTCAGGCTCTCAATTTGATCTTGTCCTCAGTTCATTGGCTTTTCATTATATTAAGTCCTTTGAAACAATCGGTAAAAAGGTCTATGATTGTCTGAAGCCTGGAGGTTCATTTGTTTTTTCAGTTGAACATCCGATTTTCACATCTCGAAACGAACAAGATTGGTATTATGATGATAAAGGGAGTCGTCTGCATTGGGCAATTGATAATTACCAATCAGAAGGATTGCGTGAAACAACATTCCTAACTGAAAACGTTATTAAATATCATCGTACATTTTCAACCTATATAAATGACTTAATTGAAGCTGGTTTTATTATAAGGGCAATCAAGGAACCTATTCCTTCTGAAGAAATGTTAAATAGTATTCCTGAAATGAAAGATGAACTCCGAAGACCTATGTTCTTAATAATCTCAGCAGAAAAGTAA
- a CDS encoding GNAT family N-acetyltransferase, which produces MEEFRENGIFKQLLRTAIDHLRQDGYSEVRLSAFAGNQAIKLYEKMGFNIRTVSMSLPL; this is translated from the coding sequence ATAGAAGAATTTAGAGAAAACGGAATTTTTAAACAATTATTGAGAACAGCCATTGACCATCTAAGACAAGATGGATACTCTGAAGTTCGTCTAAGTGCATTTGCAGGGAATCAAGCTATTAAACTTTACGAAAAAATGGGCTTTAATATAAGAACAGTTTCAATGAGTTTGCCATTATAA
- a CDS encoding MarR family winged helix-turn-helix transcriptional regulator, with the protein MDREKVFHELMETLYETTRLMSDYHSVPRTYGTEDELYMVEAHTLNLIGDQIKTNTSEIAAMTNRTKGAISQMIDKLVKKGLVAKYKNPDNHREMIIELTPKGKIVYNYHKKLDTEEFRKPLKNLEHLTTEDFQKFIIMLKTIIKWQ; encoded by the coding sequence ATGGATCGGGAGAAAGTTTTTCATGAACTGATGGAAACACTATATGAAACTACAAGATTAATGAGCGACTACCATAGTGTCCCAAGGACATATGGCACTGAGGATGAACTCTATATGGTGGAGGCCCACACACTTAATTTAATTGGAGATCAAATTAAAACCAATACCTCAGAAATTGCTGCGATGACAAATCGTACAAAAGGTGCAATTTCCCAAATGATAGATAAGCTTGTAAAAAAGGGATTGGTAGCTAAATATAAAAACCCGGACAACCATCGGGAAATGATTATTGAATTAACACCAAAAGGAAAAATCGTCTACAATTATCATAAAAAATTGGATACAGAGGAATTTAGAAAACCATTAAAGAACCTTGAGCATCTTACAACTGAAGACTTTCAAAAATTCATTATTATGTTAAAAACAATAATTAAATGGCAGTGA
- a CDS encoding MalY/PatB family protein, translating to MKYNFDEMVNRRNTYSLKWDGEELIKNAGLTERYDHETIPLFTADMDLPVAEPIIEALHKTVDHRIFGYSVFPDEYYQSIQHWFTKRHNWAIKKEEIVFSPGTVHALNVAVKALTNPGDGVIIQRPVYPPFTAAIEGNGRIVRNNALKCSDGSYTIDFEDFEEKAKEENTKMFILCNPHNPTGRIFTAEELKRLSDICAENNVLIVADEIHGDLVRKNQTFIPIAKIASHTNHIITCTAINKTFNVAGLHCTNVIISNPEIRELFSQTMGFNLPSPFTVSALIAAYNEGEEWLEQLNHYLDDTMAFVKDFLAKKMPTVKVEIPEGTYVLWMDFRGYGLSSKEVHDRIYNNANVLLEDGEMFGEEGGGFQRICIPSPRPLIKEALERIAVAFQDVEAKNLLKA from the coding sequence ATGAAATACAATTTTGATGAAATGGTCAATCGCCGAAATACCTATTCCTTAAAATGGGATGGCGAGGAGTTAATTAAGAATGCTGGCTTAACCGAAAGATACGATCATGAGACGATTCCTTTATTTACAGCCGATATGGATTTGCCTGTGGCGGAGCCAATAATAGAGGCACTGCATAAAACGGTGGATCATCGAATTTTTGGGTACTCTGTCTTTCCAGATGAGTATTATCAATCCATTCAGCATTGGTTTACTAAGAGACATAACTGGGCAATTAAAAAGGAGGAAATTGTATTTAGTCCAGGAACCGTTCATGCCTTGAATGTAGCAGTTAAAGCCTTGACCAATCCTGGAGATGGAGTGATTATCCAACGACCGGTTTATCCTCCGTTTACTGCCGCCATCGAAGGAAATGGAAGAATCGTAAGAAATAATGCACTTAAATGTTCTGATGGATCCTACACAATTGACTTCGAAGATTTTGAAGAAAAAGCCAAGGAAGAAAACACAAAAATGTTTATCCTGTGCAACCCCCATAATCCGACAGGGAGAATCTTTACAGCAGAAGAATTGAAAAGGCTTTCCGATATTTGTGCCGAAAATAATGTCCTCATTGTTGCGGACGAAATACATGGAGACCTTGTCAGAAAGAATCAAACCTTTATTCCAATCGCAAAAATCGCGAGTCATACAAATCATATAATCACTTGTACAGCGATTAATAAAACCTTTAATGTTGCCGGCCTTCATTGCACGAATGTGATTATCTCAAATCCAGAGATCAGGGAACTTTTCAGCCAGACAATGGGCTTTAACTTGCCATCTCCGTTTACGGTTTCAGCTCTGATTGCTGCTTACAATGAAGGAGAGGAATGGTTAGAGCAACTAAACCATTATCTTGATGACACAATGGCGTTTGTGAAAGATTTCCTGGCAAAAAAAATGCCAACTGTAAAAGTAGAAATTCCTGAAGGAACTTACGTATTGTGGATGGACTTTAGAGGGTATGGTCTATCGTCTAAGGAAGTTCACGATCGTATTTATAACAATGCCAACGTCTTACTGGAAGATGGAGAGATGTTTGGAGAAGAAGGGGGAGGTTTCCAAAGAATTTGCATTCCGTCACCTAGACCACTCATTAAAGAAGCACTGGAAAGAATCGCTGTGGCGTTTCAAGATGTTGAAGCTAAAAATCTATTAAAAGCCTAA
- a CDS encoding APC family permease, whose product MEEKQIVVHAPIEEHKNSTKDLKRVLGRGDLMSIAVGQIIGAGIFALAGVAIGITGKSVNIAFMIAALFVIIIAFTQILISGTVRLRGGLYTQAALLVGNRFAGFYTIIYIVANLSIAMYALSFADYFLALVPGLNSKLIAITVLTIFYLANLFGVKEAAKVQHFLVITMALALTVFVVFGMPQIKPGYFSGSDFMPGGLIGLFSAATLLTYATSGAVSVMNFGAEAKNPTKDIPFVLIVSTVLVALFYALMATVAAGVMPITEVANQPLTVVALEILPYPLYVFFIVGGAMFALATTLNATLGWVTKPVLQASVDGWLPQKLGAINEKYKTPHILLTIFFVLGLVPIITGWNIGGIANFALILGNILNLFLAMATVRLPKVVPDLWEKSKYRTSKATLWTISILATLTSAFQVYLIVPSLNTTLIIGNIILLILATLFAVWRYNSGKVQMEISYEES is encoded by the coding sequence ATGGAAGAAAAGCAAATTGTAGTACATGCTCCGATAGAAGAACACAAAAATTCAACCAAAGATCTAAAAAGAGTTTTAGGCAGAGGAGATTTAATGTCCATTGCGGTTGGACAAATTATTGGAGCTGGGATTTTTGCATTGGCTGGAGTAGCTATCGGTATTACTGGTAAGTCAGTAAACATTGCGTTTATGATTGCTGCATTATTTGTTATTATTATTGCTTTTACACAGATTTTAATTAGTGGAACGGTTCGATTGAGGGGTGGATTATATACACAAGCAGCACTTCTTGTTGGAAATAGATTTGCTGGATTTTACACCATTATCTATATAGTAGCTAATCTTTCTATAGCCATGTATGCCTTATCCTTTGCTGATTATTTCTTAGCACTTGTTCCTGGATTAAATTCAAAATTAATCGCTATTACAGTTCTAACCATTTTTTATTTAGCAAATTTATTTGGTGTAAAGGAAGCAGCTAAAGTACAACATTTTTTGGTTATTACTATGGCTTTAGCGTTAACCGTATTCGTTGTATTCGGAATGCCGCAGATTAAGCCTGGCTATTTTTCAGGTTCAGATTTCATGCCAGGAGGGCTTATTGGATTGTTTTCAGCTGCTACATTGTTGACTTATGCAACATCTGGAGCTGTTTCTGTTATGAACTTTGGTGCAGAAGCGAAAAATCCAACAAAGGATATCCCATTTGTATTGATTGTTTCAACTGTCTTAGTTGCATTGTTCTATGCCCTTATGGCCACAGTTGCTGCCGGTGTAATGCCAATAACGGAAGTTGCAAATCAACCTTTAACTGTTGTAGCCTTAGAAATTTTACCTTATCCGTTATATGTATTCTTTATTGTTGGTGGTGCCATGTTTGCATTGGCAACAACCCTAAATGCAACATTAGGATGGGTAACAAAACCAGTTCTTCAAGCTAGTGTTGACGGTTGGCTGCCACAAAAATTAGGAGCCATAAATGAAAAATATAAGACTCCGCATATTTTGTTAACCATCTTTTTTGTTTTAGGTTTAGTCCCGATTATTACGGGCTGGAATATAGGCGGAATTGCAAATTTCGCCCTTATCTTAGGTAACATTTTAAACCTTTTTCTTGCAATGGCCACTGTTAGATTGCCAAAGGTGGTTCCTGATTTATGGGAAAAGTCAAAATATCGGACATCAAAAGCTACTCTATGGACAATTAGTATTTTAGCCACATTAACATCTGCTTTTCAAGTTTACTTAATAGTACCAAGTTTAAACACAACCTTAATAATTGGAAACATTATACTACTTATTCTTGCTACCTTATTTGCAGTTTGGAGATACAATTCTGGTAAAGTCCAAATGGAAATAAGTTACGAAGAAAGTTAA
- a CDS encoding carboxymuconolactone decarboxylase family protein, with protein MTQNSLYQKSNIRRLQELAKLAPDTFKAFAEFDKLALADGLIPRKTKELIAVAVAHVTGCAYCIDAHVSAAKRLEASKEEMFEAIMVATALKAGSAMAHGLNALQAFDGDNQDDLYTKTNMARFMDFNELSPEAFSAFNQFDREALKPGLLSRKEKELIAIAVAHVTGCPYCIEVHTKNLKKLGVPREELAEAIFVATALKAGSALAHSVNALNAYDF; from the coding sequence ATGACACAGAATAGTTTATATCAAAAATCAAATATTCGGAGATTGCAAGAATTAGCAAAGCTTGCTCCGGATACATTTAAAGCTTTTGCAGAATTTGATAAATTAGCGCTTGCGGACGGGCTTATTCCTAGAAAAACGAAGGAACTAATTGCTGTGGCCGTTGCCCATGTAACTGGCTGCGCCTATTGTATTGACGCTCATGTTTCGGCCGCAAAAAGATTAGAAGCCTCAAAAGAAGAAATGTTTGAAGCCATTATGGTGGCCACCGCTTTAAAGGCGGGATCTGCCATGGCCCATGGGCTGAACGCTTTGCAAGCATTTGATGGGGACAATCAAGACGATTTGTATACCAAAACCAATATGGCCCGATTTATGGATTTTAATGAATTAAGTCCCGAAGCATTTTCTGCATTTAATCAATTTGATAGAGAAGCACTGAAGCCAGGACTATTAAGCAGAAAAGAGAAAGAATTAATCGCCATTGCGGTCGCCCATGTAACCGGCTGCCCATATTGCATTGAAGTCCATACAAAGAATTTAAAGAAATTAGGGGTTCCACGCGAAGAGCTGGCAGAAGCCATATTCGTAGCCACCGCCCTAAAAGCCGGCTCAGCCCTAGCACACAGCGTCAATGCACTAAATGCTTACGATTTTTAA
- a CDS encoding RidA family protein has translation MMQTIFTEKAPKAIGPYSQAVEAGNLLFLSGQIPVDPKTNEVVENDIEVQTNQVMKNIKAILESQQLSVNNIVKTTIFLKDMNQFAVVNEEYGKHLGDHRPARSTVEISRLPKDVLIEIEVIAFK, from the coding sequence ATCATGCAAACAATTTTCACAGAAAAGGCCCCAAAAGCGATTGGACCATATTCTCAAGCAGTTGAAGCAGGAAATTTATTATTCCTTTCTGGGCAAATTCCTGTTGACCCTAAAACAAATGAAGTAGTGGAAAATGATATAGAAGTTCAAACGAACCAAGTGATGAAGAATATAAAGGCTATTTTAGAAAGCCAACAACTTTCAGTCAATAACATAGTAAAAACAACTATTTTTCTAAAAGACATGAACCAATTTGCCGTTGTCAATGAGGAGTATGGGAAGCATTTGGGAGACCATCGCCCTGCTCGTTCTACCGTAGAGATCAGCCGTCTTCCAAAAGACGTCCTCATTGAAATTGAGGTTATTGCATTCAAATAA
- a CDS encoding sigma-70 family RNA polymerase sigma factor, whose translation MRVTDENVVQQIKLKNEKTLPYLIKTYGGLLNAIIRRHLNGNQQDMEECFGDVLVSIWFHIDSFDPSKNEFNQWIAAIARYRSIDYMRKSVKLKQHMSKYEFDERISGQPSSKTLEISSLLKELTDTERTIFEKYYVEGVPSKEIANEFQAKESWVHNKLSRGRKKLKTILLKNEV comes from the coding sequence TTGAGGGTTACTGACGAAAATGTTGTTCAACAAATAAAGTTAAAAAATGAAAAAACTTTACCCTACCTTATAAAGACATACGGTGGTCTGCTCAATGCGATTATTCGAAGACATCTAAACGGAAATCAACAAGATATGGAGGAATGCTTTGGAGATGTATTAGTTTCTATCTGGTTCCATATTGATTCATTTGATCCATCAAAAAATGAATTTAATCAATGGATCGCTGCTATTGCCAGATACCGTTCAATTGATTATATGCGTAAATCCGTTAAATTAAAGCAGCATATGAGTAAGTATGAGTTTGATGAAAGAATTTCTGGTCAACCAAGTTCAAAGACACTCGAAATATCCAGTTTGTTAAAGGAACTTACCGATACCGAACGCACAATCTTTGAAAAATATTATGTTGAAGGTGTTCCAAGTAAAGAAATTGCGAATGAATTTCAAGCAAAGGAATCCTGGGTGCATAATAAGCTTTCAAGGGGCAGAAAGAAATTGAAAACCATTTTATTGAAAAATGAGGTGTAA
- a CDS encoding DUF4179 domain-containing protein, with protein sequence MSIFKALNDVRLDISEFDELPLSESEQKRILKNVQTKIHPRKQKQKWLGIGAAVVAACALSLALTIDKGTIANMPFVSEPIEKYINEIDIPDYSSYKTTIGEMKENSIGKLTLNEVMIDHQKLFLSATFEPADGVKFDYQTFIKPTIKVNGREYEVTTGGQSIELNESMFTIYNDINFSEEITSDEVNIEISYDSMRYHLEDEQIIKQPWKFDVKVSQANLLAEKKVYEMDQTITLNNGELVTIEKVVTTPISTTIYYDLSQSSSENIYFNIQTEDGKQKESHMSAFTSNKSGNVSVIRFNGLTITDTKIFLIARNSENKLLSNPIPIN encoded by the coding sequence ATGTCAATTTTTAAAGCATTGAATGATGTAAGGTTAGATATAAGTGAATTTGATGAACTTCCACTTTCAGAGTCTGAACAAAAACGTATTTTAAAGAATGTTCAAACCAAGATTCATCCAAGAAAACAAAAACAAAAATGGTTAGGTATAGGTGCTGCCGTTGTTGCAGCTTGCGCCCTAAGTTTAGCATTAACAATTGATAAAGGAACAATAGCAAATATGCCCTTTGTTAGTGAGCCTATTGAAAAATATATAAACGAAATTGATATTCCCGATTATTCTTCTTATAAGACGACAATTGGAGAAATGAAAGAAAATTCAATTGGAAAATTAACATTAAATGAAGTAATGATAGACCACCAAAAACTATTTTTAAGTGCTACATTTGAGCCAGCAGATGGGGTAAAGTTTGATTATCAAACTTTTATCAAACCAACGATTAAAGTGAATGGACGAGAGTACGAGGTTACAACAGGAGGTCAATCTATCGAATTGAATGAATCTATGTTTACAATTTATAATGATATTAATTTTAGTGAAGAGATTACAAGTGATGAAGTAAATATTGAAATTAGTTATGATTCAATGAGATACCATTTAGAAGATGAACAAATAATTAAACAGCCGTGGAAATTTGACGTTAAAGTGTCTCAGGCTAATTTACTAGCAGAGAAAAAAGTATATGAAATGGATCAAACCATTACTTTAAATAACGGAGAACTTGTTACTATTGAAAAGGTGGTAACTACCCCTATTTCAACAACGATCTATTACGATTTATCACAAAGCTCAAGTGAGAATATTTACTTTAATATCCAAACTGAAGATGGTAAACAAAAAGAATCCCATATGTCAGCTTTTACATCAAATAAGTCGGGTAATGTATCGGTTATACGCTTTAACGGATTAACTATAACGGATACAAAAATTTTCTTAATAGCTCGAAATTCTGAAAATAAACTATTAAGCAACCCTATTCCTATTAATTAA
- the ltrA gene encoding group II intron reverse transcriptase/maturase, whose protein sequence is MQDCFDKLYFQSVSGHRFYDLTDLMSSKDNIRLAYRNIKRNTGSKTAGTDKLTIKDIQHLTVEDVIARVQTMFKWYRPQSVRRVLIPKGYGKTRPLGIPTIWDRIFQQCILQILEPICEAKFHKHSYGFRPNRSTHHAKARLEFLINQSGLYHCVDVDIKGFFDNVNHSKLLKQMWSLGIRDKLLLSIISRLLKAEIEGEGIPTKGTPQGGILSPLLSNIVLNELDWWISDQWETFESRYTYSTNGSKYQHLKKTALKECFIVRYADDFKIMCRTRSQAIRMNYAVRDFLKNRIHLETSEEKSKIINLKKNSSEFLGFSIKAVRKGKTRFGYVARSDMSKKAKLNAFQKIKEAIKVIKKKPSIQAVWNFNTVVMGIQNYYSVATNITINLNELNAHLRKTLYNQLRNIRTEASFHEMTKTLQKRYKGYKTKLFMIQKMVFVPIHAQRWKKTLGFSQVICNFTAEGRAKIHNSLKAIDKSMLSYIMRNYIPNRTIEYNDNRISKFIAQYGKCAILVEELGINEWHCHHISPYYLSKDDSYSNLIIVHKAIHQLIHLKDKGKIETLLQSLKLTSKQKEKVNKLRLKCLNEII, encoded by the coding sequence ATGCAAGATTGTTTTGACAAACTATATTTTCAAAGTGTCAGTGGTCATCGCTTCTATGACTTAACAGATTTAATGAGTTCTAAAGATAATATACGACTTGCCTACCGAAACATAAAAAGAAACACAGGTAGCAAAACTGCTGGAACAGATAAATTAACAATCAAAGATATTCAGCATCTAACAGTGGAAGATGTAATAGCAAGGGTTCAAACCATGTTCAAATGGTACAGACCACAATCAGTTAGGCGTGTTCTCATTCCTAAAGGATACGGTAAAACAAGACCTTTAGGTATTCCAACGATTTGGGATAGAATCTTTCAACAATGCATACTTCAAATATTAGAGCCTATTTGTGAAGCAAAATTCCATAAACATAGTTATGGATTTAGACCGAACCGCAGCACTCATCATGCCAAAGCTAGGCTGGAATTTCTTATTAATCAATCTGGACTCTACCATTGTGTCGATGTAGATATCAAAGGCTTCTTTGATAACGTGAATCATAGTAAGCTTTTAAAACAAATGTGGTCATTGGGCATAAGGGATAAATTACTTCTTTCTATTATATCTAGACTATTAAAAGCAGAGATTGAAGGAGAAGGTATTCCAACAAAAGGTACTCCGCAAGGGGGTATTCTATCACCTTTATTATCCAACATTGTCTTAAACGAATTGGACTGGTGGATTAGCGACCAGTGGGAAACGTTTGAAAGCAGATATACCTACTCCACCAATGGCAGTAAGTATCAGCATTTGAAGAAGACAGCTTTGAAAGAGTGCTTTATCGTCCGCTATGCGGACGATTTTAAAATTATGTGCAGAACAAGGTCACAGGCGATAAGAATGAATTACGCAGTGAGAGATTTCTTGAAAAATAGAATACACCTGGAAACAAGCGAAGAGAAATCAAAAATCATCAACCTAAAGAAAAACTCTTCCGAGTTTCTTGGCTTTTCAATAAAAGCTGTTAGAAAAGGAAAAACAAGATTTGGCTATGTGGCAAGGTCCGATATGTCGAAGAAGGCTAAACTAAACGCCTTCCAAAAGATTAAGGAAGCTATAAAAGTAATCAAGAAAAAGCCTAGCATTCAGGCAGTCTGGAATTTCAATACTGTCGTCATGGGAATCCAAAACTATTACTCAGTCGCTACAAACATCACTATCAATCTGAATGAGTTAAACGCTCATCTACGCAAAACGTTATATAATCAATTAAGGAACATTAGAACCGAGGCAAGTTTCCATGAGATGACTAAAACCTTACAGAAAAGATACAAGGGATATAAGACAAAACTGTTTATGATACAAAAAATGGTTTTTGTCCCCATCCATGCACAACGATGGAAAAAGACACTTGGGTTCTCGCAAGTGATATGTAACTTTACTGCCGAAGGTAGAGCAAAGATTCATAATAGCTTAAAGGCTATCGACAAAAGCATGCTTTCTTACATCATGAGAAACTACATTCCAAATCGAACTATTGAATACAATGACAACAGAATCAGTAAGTTTATTGCCCAATATGGAAAATGTGCCATATTAGTAGAAGAGTTAGGAATTAATGAATGGCATTGTCATCATATAAGTCCTTATTACCTGTCGAAAGATGATAGTTATTCAAACCTGATTATTGTTCATAAAGCAATTCATCAATTAATTCATCTTAAAGATAAAGGTAAAATTGAAACTCTTTTACAATCTTTAAAGCTTACAAGTAAACAGAAAGAAAAAGTAAATAAGTTACGATTAAAATGTCTAAATGAAATAATTTAA
- a CDS encoding YunC family protein: MIELSPIDISGHTFLAVTVKLPKTTLLSISNNKGYIMCGALDVKFLNDKLADRKIIAARAVGVKTIDQLLNAPLESVTYEAEKLGINKGIIGKDALLKMI, from the coding sequence TTGATTGAGCTTTCTCCAATTGATATAAGTGGGCATACCTTTTTGGCGGTTACTGTTAAACTTCCTAAAACCACTCTGTTGTCTATATCCAATAATAAGGGGTATATTATGTGCGGAGCTTTAGATGTTAAATTTTTAAATGATAAACTAGCCGATCGAAAAATAATTGCAGCACGAGCAGTTGGGGTTAAAACGATTGATCAACTCTTAAACGCGCCATTAGAATCCGTAACATATGAAGCAGAAAAATTAGGAATAAACAAAGGAATAATAGGTAAAGATGCATTGCTTAAAATGATTTAA
- a CDS encoding winged helix-turn-helix transcriptional regulator, with product MSRICKDGFDKESIKKQREVYGIAYTQNILSGRWKYLILWYLKSTERRYSEIKAFLGDISQGSLTKQLRELETDGLINRKVYPEVPPRVEYSLTSKGEEFIPIIDLMEEFGKKFGEQVD from the coding sequence GTGTCTAGAATATGTAAGGATGGGTTTGATAAAGAGTCTATAAAGAAACAAAGAGAAGTATATGGTATCGCCTATACCCAAAACATACTTTCCGGACGTTGGAAATATCTTATTCTTTGGTATTTAAAGTCCACAGAGCGTCGTTATAGCGAAATCAAAGCTTTTTTAGGTGATATTTCACAAGGTTCTCTTACAAAGCAACTTCGAGAACTAGAAACAGATGGCTTAATTAACCGAAAGGTTTATCCAGAGGTACCTCCTCGTGTTGAATATTCATTAACCTCAAAAGGGGAAGAATTCATTCCTATTATCGATTTGATGGAAGAATTCGGGAAGAAATTTGGTGAGCAAGTAGACTAA
- a CDS encoding MarR family winged helix-turn-helix transcriptional regulator produces the protein MNDNVGCDIRESLDKISSKMRRDYSENLRELNLHVGQDRLLARLWLGDGITQIQLCDHLKCEPPTVTNMVKSLEQSGFIYRKRDEQDARVMRIYLTDKGKKLEEPVDIIWKQQQAKLLHSISPEELLILRELMKRMERNLF, from the coding sequence ATGAACGATAATGTTGGATGCGATATTCGTGAGTCATTAGATAAAATATCATCCAAAATGCGCAGAGACTATAGTGAAAATCTAAGAGAACTTAATCTTCATGTAGGTCAGGATAGATTACTCGCTCGTTTGTGGTTAGGTGATGGAATAACACAAATACAACTATGTGACCATTTAAAATGCGAACCGCCTACGGTAACAAATATGGTTAAATCGTTGGAGCAAAGTGGATTCATATATCGAAAACGTGATGAACAAGATGCAAGGGTAATGCGAATTTATCTAACAGACAAAGGCAAAAAATTAGAGGAACCAGTTGATATTATATGGAAACAGCAGCAAGCAAAATTACTCCATTCAATCTCACCGGAAGAACTCTTAATATTAAGAGAACTAATGAAGCGCATGGAGAGAAACTTGTTTTAA